From one Coxiella-like endosymbiont genomic stretch:
- the zapD gene encoding cell division protein ZapD, with protein MRLNQIRVRLHNLAGPLPCNFTTSAYSLWLRQPSENRVADLQNWAGNLNRYP; from the coding sequence TTGCGCTTGAATCAAATTCGCGTTCGTTTACATAATCTAGCAGGGCCCCTCCCTTGCAACTTCACTACCTCTGCTTATTCATTATGGTTGCGCCAACCTAGCGAAAATCGTGTTGCTGACTTACAAAACTGGGCAGGCAATTTAAATCGTTATCCCTAA
- the coaE gene encoding dephospho-CoA kinase (Dephospho-CoA kinase (CoaE) performs the final step in coenzyme A biosynthesis.) yields MLRIGLTGGIGSGKSTVANYFSELGIPIIDADEIAREITISSQVAFKKIVAHFGKKVLSRENSLNRSRLRRLIFKYPQERQRLENLLHPLIISKMRENLEEINSLYCILVIPLLAGTRHSINFLDRILVVDVPVFLQIQRIKIRDHLSDKQIKLILESQSSREERLAIANDVIVNDKTLSALRKTVLQLHAQYLKLAK; encoded by the coding sequence ATGTTACGAATTGGTTTAACTGGAGGAATTGGCAGCGGTAAAAGCACCGTTGCAAATTATTTTTCTGAATTGGGGATTCCTATCATTGACGCTGATGAAATTGCCCGTGAAATTACGATCTCGAGCCAAGTAGCATTTAAAAAAATCGTGGCGCATTTTGGAAAGAAAGTTCTAAGTAGAGAAAACTCCTTAAACCGCTCTCGATTACGAAGATTAATCTTCAAATATCCACAAGAACGACAACGGTTGGAAAACTTATTACACCCTCTTATTATTTCGAAAATGAGGGAAAATCTTGAAGAAATAAACTCTCTTTATTGTATTTTAGTGATTCCTTTATTAGCAGGTACTAGACATTCAATAAATTTTCTTGATCGCATTTTAGTAGTTGATGTCCCTGTGTTTTTGCAAATTCAGCGCATAAAAATACGTGATCATCTTTCTGACAAACAGATTAAATTAATCCTTGAATCACAAAGCAGCCGAGAAGAACGACTAGCCATAGCGAACGATGTGATTGTTAATGATAAAACGCTTTCGGCATTACGTAAGACAGTGCTTCAGCTACACGCTCAATACCTGAAATTGGCTAAATAA
- a CDS encoding prepilin peptidase: MRHFLLRGLCVNCYKKIPTHYFLVELLSAILSVLIVIRYQITWNSLAALLFIWLLIVLFYRSSQAILTG, encoded by the coding sequence GTGAGACACTTCCTATTACGGGGACTCTGTGTCAATTGTTACAAGAAAATACCGACACATTACTTTCTGGTAGAATTATTGTCTGCCATTCTTTCAGTTTTGATTGTGATTCGTTATCAAATTACATGGAATTCGCTAGCTGCTCTCTTATTTATATGGCTATTAATAGTGCTTTTTTATCGATCTTCACAAGCAATTCTTACCGGATAG
- a CDS encoding ATPase, T2SS/T4P/T4SS family: MSSNLTRDCRLISCPTVSREKIFICLLNPVHHLLNLEELGLDERLQQLFIKKIEQPQSSILITGPTREARKQFRFTQLLTTLIPFKKIFLP, translated from the coding sequence ATGTCCTCGAACCTAACTCGAGATTGTCGCCTCATTAGTTGTCCAACAGTATCTAGAGAGAAAATTTTCATTTGTTTATTGAACCCAGTTCACCATTTATTGAATTTGGAAGAACTTGGACTGGATGAAAGATTACAACAATTATTCATAAAGAAAATTGAACAACCTCAGAGCTCGATCCTAATCACTGGGCCAACGCGGGAAGCAAGAAAACAGTTTCGCTTTACGCAGCTCTTAACCACATTAATTCCTTTCAAAAAAATATTTCTACCGTAG
- a CDS encoding PDDEXK nuclease domain-containing protein — MCDQAKLAVKYEYIFGFLELVEEHTECELEEGLLTKIECFLREIGSIFTFIVVNIACKSTDINFLFIFTLLSVITVAIELKSDEFQSEYVRKMQFYLRALDKDVKLKSENFSIEIILFRSKNKTIVKYTLHYTTKPLSAFPNISFLTNYWKNYKNNYHHENLLLPCSMEFDSKGLHI; from the coding sequence ATATGCGATCAAGCTAAATTAGCTGTAAAATATGAATATATCTTCGGCTTTTTAGAATTAGTCGAGGAGCATACTGAGTGTGAGCTAGAAGAAGGATTGTTGACTAAAATTGAATGCTTCTTACGAGAAATAGGTAGCATATTTACTTTTATAGTAGTCAATATTGCTTGTAAGTCGACGGACATAAATTTTTTGTTTATATTTACTTTACTATCAGTAATTACAGTGGCAATTGAATTAAAGTCTGATGAATTTCAATCTGAATACGTCAGAAAAATGCAATTTTATTTACGAGCACTTGATAAAGACGTTAAATTAAAAAGTGAAAATTTTTCGATAGAAATTATTCTTTTCAGAAGTAAAAATAAAACGATTGTTAAATACACATTACACTATACTACTAAACCCCTATCAGCGTTTCCGAATATAAGCTTTTTAACGAATTACTGGAAAAACTACAAAAACAACTACCATCACGAGAACTTATTGCTACCTTGCTCGATGGAATTTGATTCAAAAGGGCTTCATATTTGA
- a CDS encoding DUF1016 N-terminal domain-containing protein — protein MKSFYENYRFQPKLAPLLREISWIYNPVIIEKCKDNLKREFYIHMSRKYGWSKNVLIQYVENQNYEKILYLIRLISIKLFQIRYAIKLN, from the coding sequence ATGAAATCATTCTATGAAAACTATCGTTTTCAACCAAAACTTGCACCACTGCTGCGAGAAATTAGCTGGATCTATAATCCGGTTATTATAGAGAAATGCAAAGATAATCTAAAACGTGAATTCTACATCCACATGTCTCGTAAATACGGATGGAGCAAAAACGTGTTGATTCAATATGTCGAAAATCAAAATTATGAAAAAATTCTCTACTTAATTAGACTAATTTCGATAAAACTCTTCCAAATAAGATATGCGATCAAGCTAAATTAG
- a CDS encoding methyltransferase domain-containing protein codes for MLKETKVFYPDLKFIEGDIANFFPSEKTDYLFANVSFQWLNAHDVLISKLLELLNQGGVFGF; via the coding sequence ATGCTGAAGGAAACAAAAGTCTTCTACCCAGATCTTAAATTTATTGAAGGAGATATAGCGAATTTTTTCCCTTCGGAAAAGACAGATTATCTTTTTGCTAATGTATCTTTTCAGTGGCTTAATGCTCATGACGTATTGATTTCTAAGCTTCTAGAACTATTAAATCAGGGCGGAGTATTTGGATTCTAG
- a CDS encoding glycine betaine ABC transporter substrate-binding protein: MDRLKTKIFKLVKFSLPTFASPNLVALKDDKHFYPSYYVVPVIWEAFLKLHPEVGNALAPLADLIDNETMPVS, from the coding sequence ATGGATCGATTAAAAACAAAGATATTCAAATTAGTGAAGTTTTCACTACCGACGTTCGCATCCCCTAATTTAGTGGCACTCAAAGATGACAAACATTTTTATCCTTCTTATTATGTGGTGCCGGTAATCTGGGAAGCTTTTCTAAAATTGCATCCAGAAGTGGGAAATGCTTTAGCGCCATTGGCTGATTTAATTGACAATGAAACCATGCCAGTATCTTAA
- a CDS encoding glycine betaine ABC transporter substrate-binding protein, which produces MRWVLLIESRNKLSIKKEFNLSSTTVVENILLKAAVDLYPEYIRTAYLVVLHHTKLLSAQKIFQILKKEYEQHYQLIWLSPFGFNNSQSLAVIENFSKKHRL; this is translated from the coding sequence GTGCGATGGGTTTTACTCATTGAATCACGAAATAAATTATCTATTAAAAAGGAATTTAATTTAAGTTCAACCACGGTTGTTGAGAATATCTTATTAAAAGCTGCAGTTGATCTTTATCCGGAATATATCAGAACTGCATATCTGGTTGTATTGCACCATACTAAACTCCTCTCCGCTCAGAAAATATTCCAAATACTGAAAAAAGAATATGAACAACATTATCAATTAATTTGGCTAAGCCCCTTTGGCTTTAATAACTCTCAAAGTTTAGCGGTAATAGAAAATTTTTCAAAAAAGCATCGCCTTTAA
- a CDS encoding N-acetylmuramoyl-L-alanine amidase-like domain-containing protein, which translates to MANIKLLKPISDFEARALLKKLKAFSSRVKLEKSRLPYLSLKKLLDDTRRDKLFKQIPNGSIIEIVHPNWNMRDKIGTNLNISDLEFALRSGKNLIFRHASLAKKCVVDEPLAQYLEGAYLFKPHTVKGIHVLRCCKQ; encoded by the coding sequence TTGGCTAATATTAAATTATTAAAGCCAATTTCCGATTTTGAGGCACGAGCTTTACTAAAAAAACTGAAAGCCTTTTCCTCTCGAGTTAAATTAGAAAAGAGTCGATTGCCTTATCTTTCTTTAAAGAAATTGTTGGATGATACACGTAGAGATAAGTTATTTAAACAAATTCCTAACGGTTCGATTATTGAAATCGTTCACCCTAATTGGAATATGCGAGATAAAATTGGCACCAATTTGAATATCTCTGATCTAGAATTTGCGTTGAGGAGTGGAAAGAACTTAATTTTTAGACATGCTTCTTTGGCAAAGAAGTGTGTGGTTGATGAGCCTCTTGCTCAATACCTTGAGGGGGCCTACCTTTTTAAGCCCCACACGGTTAAAGGGATCCATGTTTTGCGTTGTTGCAAACAGTGA
- a CDS encoding anhydro-N-acetylmuramic acid kinase produces MIVWGRGVSITPHYRRRPIEGIMSTLRVTITTTEESGISLDWVEAVCFTWLAKQILEKKASNLHSVC; encoded by the coding sequence ATGATTGTGTGGGGGCGCGGGGTATCCATAACCCCACACTACCGTCGTCGACCGATTGAGGGAATTATGTCAACCTTACGAGTAACCATAACCACCACTGAAGAGTCGGGTATATCTCTCGATTGGGTAGAGGCAGTTTGCTTTACCTGGTTAGCCAAACAAATTCTAGAAAAGAAAGCGAGCAACTTACATAGTGTTTGCTAG
- a CDS encoding anhydro-N-acetylmuramic acid kinase gives MRNTKKPTGNKYWGIANLTFLPQDPHQFVIGFDTGPGNTLLDACGVAGI, from the coding sequence TTGCGAAATACTAAAAAACCGACTGGTAACAAATATTGGGGGATCGCTAATCTTACGTTCCTTCCTCAGGATCCCCATCAATTTGTTATAGGTTTTGATACTGGGCCAGGAAATACTCTGCTTGATGCTTGTGGTGTGGCCGGCATTTAA
- a CDS encoding M23 family metallopeptidase — translation MDFAAPLGTPIKSIGEGQIVFTGHDGGYGRTIKVRYGHHYLALYGHMLRFSKPHLNEWVHKGEIIGYVGESGWTTGPHLHFGFYVNGKPQNWLAMKLPTDQSVPQKYEKPFLNTAKQLLAELHLHQDTQLAANNTKLKNST, via the coding sequence GTGGATTTTGCTGCTCCTCTTGGTACACCTATTAAATCTATTGGTGAAGGCCAAATCGTCTTTACGGGCCATGACGGTGGCTATGGCAGGACAATTAAGGTACGTTATGGTCACCATTATCTCGCCCTGTATGGACATATGTTGCGATTTTCGAAACCTCACCTCAACGAATGGGTGCATAAAGGAGAAATAATTGGGTACGTAGGCGAATCGGGTTGGACCACAGGGCCACATCTTCACTTTGGCTTCTATGTCAATGGTAAACCCCAAAATTGGTTGGCTATGAAACTTCCCACAGACCAAAGTGTTCCCCAAAAATATGAGAAACCTTTTTTGAATACAGCTAAACAATTGTTAGCGGAGCTGCATCTGCATCAAGATACTCAATTAGCCGCCAACAATACGAAACTTAAAAATTCAACATAA
- the tyrS gene encoding tyrosine--tRNA ligase yields MISPQEALEEIKRGTVEIILEKELLVRLSEKKPLRIKLGFDPTAPDIHLGHTVVLNKLRQFQVLGHEVIFLIGDFTGMIGDPTGKNITRKPLTPEKVMENTKTYEKQAFHILDPEKTKVTFNSNWMNNLKADDLLRLASTYTVARMLERDDFNKRYVAQQPITIHEFLYPLLQGYDSVALHADVELGGTDQKFNLLVGRELQKYFGQRLQCILTMPLLEGLDGVQKMSKSLNNYIGITESPEEMFGKIMSISDDLMWRYYELLSFRSMQEINHWRREVVEGKNPRDIKILLGEELVARFHGEKSAKAAHQHFIDRFKNHALPTDLEEIEVPAENNHLGIGYILQRAGLVSTTSEARRMISQGAVRIDGERVEDVQLTIPTGESHLYQVGKRRFTKVKVI; encoded by the coding sequence ATGATTTCACCACAAGAAGCACTAGAAGAAATTAAACGAGGTACTGTCGAAATTATTCTTGAAAAAGAATTACTTGTACGTTTAAGTGAAAAAAAACCATTGCGAATAAAATTGGGATTTGATCCCACAGCCCCAGATATTCATCTTGGCCACACCGTCGTATTAAATAAGCTGCGTCAATTTCAAGTTTTAGGGCATGAAGTGATTTTTTTAATTGGTGATTTTACGGGAATGATTGGCGATCCTACCGGTAAAAATATAACACGTAAGCCATTGACGCCTGAAAAAGTTATGGAGAATACTAAAACTTATGAGAAACAAGCTTTTCATATTTTAGATCCTGAGAAAACTAAAGTTACTTTTAACTCAAACTGGATGAATAATTTAAAGGCCGATGACCTCCTTCGTTTAGCATCAACTTATACGGTTGCACGAATGTTAGAACGAGATGATTTTAATAAGCGTTATGTTGCGCAACAACCGATCACTATCCATGAATTTTTATATCCTTTATTACAAGGTTATGATTCTGTGGCTCTCCATGCTGACGTTGAATTGGGTGGCACCGATCAAAAGTTCAATTTGTTAGTAGGCCGAGAATTACAGAAATATTTTGGCCAACGACTCCAATGTATTCTGACAATGCCTTTGTTAGAAGGATTGGATGGCGTTCAGAAGATGTCCAAGTCATTGAATAATTATATTGGTATCACCGAATCTCCGGAAGAAATGTTCGGCAAAATTATGTCGATATCTGATGATTTAATGTGGCGCTATTATGAATTATTAAGTTTTCGATCCATGCAGGAAATTAATCATTGGCGCAGAGAAGTAGTTGAAGGAAAAAATCCACGGGATATAAAAATTTTATTAGGTGAAGAATTAGTAGCGCGTTTTCATGGAGAAAAATCAGCGAAAGCTGCACATCAGCATTTCATCGATCGCTTTAAAAATCATGCATTACCCACCGATCTTGAGGAAATTGAGGTTCCAGCTGAAAACAACCATTTAGGAATTGGGTACATTCTGCAACGCGCTGGCTTAGTCAGCACGACTTCCGAAGCTCGTCGGATGATATCGCAGGGTGCCGTTCGTATAGACGGCGAGCGAGTTGAAGATGTTCAATTAACCATCCCCACTGGTGAAAGTCATTTGTACCAAGTGGGAAAACGTCGTTTTACTAAAGTGAAGGTGATTTGA
- a CDS encoding SDR family NAD(P)-dependent oxidoreductase, whose product MIQLHLSGKRALVCDTPKGIGKACAEALAKLGCEVVVLARNENALKAVISFSSEKIRSASFLLMRKSF is encoded by the coding sequence ATAATCCAGCTGCATTTATCGGGAAAACGTGCCTTAGTTTGTGATACCCCAAAAGGCATTGGCAAAGCTTGTGCAGAAGCACTTGCAAAATTGGGTTGTGAAGTTGTTGTTCTTGCCCGTAACGAAAATGCTTTAAAAGCTGTTATTTCCTTTTCTTCCGAAAAAATACGCTCAGCATCATTCTTACTTATGCGCAAATCTTTCTAG
- a CDS encoding AmpG family muropeptide MFS transporter — protein MSQGNHERPIRLLFNRRVMVVLFLSFSSTLPLVLLTGTLQAWYTAAGVSLMVIGNLSLLQYAYLIKFLWAPFMDQYTPLNLGHRRGWILITQIGLAITLTLLAFMDPARHPWGIFWLAAGIAFISASQDIGIDGYRANILRAKERGLGAAVTTVGGRLAMLVGGGLALILAADYDWRLTYICMALLMLAQIIPTLTTPTSKKPAPAGTLQSIIIVPFKELLTRKYIGMILLLVLIYKFGDAMALSLNTTFLMRGVGFTLLELGYTYKLVSVIASLLGGFAGGFVMPRLGLYCSLLIFGFSQTVTNLSFMMLALIGKNFTFMIAAIFLDYFCGGLATIAFVAFLIALCNQQYSATQYAILSAVMAVGRVMIGPLAAYLVKHMGWTPFYLITFFAGFPALFILWWLRDRIDFNAITLNGSSKISFQRDTKSGSPKFTT, from the coding sequence ATGAGTCAGGGAAACCACGAGCGACCAATTAGACTTTTATTTAACCGCCGCGTGATGGTGGTTTTGTTTCTTAGTTTTTCTTCTACATTACCCCTCGTCTTGCTAACCGGCACTCTCCAGGCTTGGTATACCGCTGCGGGAGTGAGTTTGATGGTTATTGGAAATCTCAGTCTTTTGCAGTACGCCTATCTTATTAAATTTCTATGGGCGCCGTTCATGGACCAGTATACCCCTCTTAATTTAGGGCATCGGCGAGGGTGGATTTTGATTACCCAAATTGGATTAGCAATCACGCTAACTTTGTTGGCATTTATGGATCCCGCTCGACATCCTTGGGGAATATTTTGGTTAGCGGCTGGAATTGCCTTTATCTCGGCTTCCCAAGATATTGGGATTGATGGGTACAGGGCGAACATTTTACGAGCTAAAGAACGAGGATTGGGGGCTGCTGTTACTACAGTGGGTGGACGACTAGCTATGTTAGTAGGAGGCGGCTTGGCCTTAATTTTGGCAGCAGATTATGATTGGCGCCTAACTTATATTTGCATGGCTTTGTTAATGCTTGCACAGATTATCCCGACATTAACCACTCCCACCTCTAAAAAACCGGCTCCGGCAGGAACATTGCAAAGTATTATAATTGTGCCTTTTAAAGAATTACTAACCCGTAAATATATTGGAATGATTTTACTTCTGGTTTTGATTTATAAGTTTGGCGACGCAATGGCTTTATCATTAAATACAACCTTTTTAATGCGCGGGGTAGGATTTACTTTATTGGAATTAGGCTATACGTACAAATTAGTCAGTGTTATTGCTTCACTCTTAGGTGGATTTGCTGGTGGATTTGTCATGCCTCGGCTGGGACTTTATTGTTCGCTTTTAATTTTTGGTTTTTCGCAAACGGTGACAAATCTTTCTTTTATGATGCTTGCATTAATAGGAAAAAACTTTACTTTTATGATCGCGGCAATTTTTTTAGATTATTTTTGTGGCGGACTGGCTACTATTGCTTTTGTAGCATTTTTAATTGCACTTTGTAATCAGCAATATTCTGCTACTCAGTATGCGATTTTATCTGCCGTTATGGCAGTGGGTCGCGTGATGATAGGTCCTCTAGCCGCTTATTTGGTAAAGCATATGGGGTGGACACCTTTTTATTTAATTACATTTTTTGCAGGTTTTCCGGCATTGTTTATTTTATGGTGGTTAAGGGATCGCATCGATTTTAATGCAATTACCTTAAATGGATCATCGAAAATTTCATTTCAACGTGATACAAAGTCGGGTTCACCAAAATTTACAACCTGA
- a CDS encoding translocation/assembly module TamB domain-containing protein → MITKWITGVIIGLTILILALTLMFTTPIGLRVGLKIIKKIIPGEFTYSTVSGFVRGPLNFTNFNYRHNGLNITIDKLEIDWQPLYFLRDQVSISHLAAKNTKIILSHQLDGEKIRNPLKERLPIALHIESGSFSNLIIQRNVKPYPIHIKNLLLHNVALNNSLIATMDGQMIQPFPVNIHLISSGTCYNYSITLRAKNRNIDWLITSKGTQEWIEAQTHEAHTLHGWLNAFVKIQFEPTFRWQIEVDIAHLNLQRIFNKWPHQLTLQLRTEGYYENKTDLIPNFTVTGRLQSQKAYIYITGQHQQRWNLNWITNVKDFSNLFATARGTLQGHGTITGPSKSPIIMVDMIGHNIAFPNIKINKLESHWHIDPLFNQAFALQLHAQQIQTPTLQLSQLEVNARGQPHAHHVKADMLIDDRSSGKFIITLAGAGNIQNKVWSRNFHRFNIQSQKFGDWNADQPVKITISENQTILAPICLHSGQNHMCFQGQWRIKPVSFIRGKLTINFNDLGLISAILPDTIQPHGQLIANLDISGSSTQPAIHGTVELRQGSIDFPGLRVSLTQAQASIEATRSTIHYHLEGYSQNQPVQIVGQTQLNIPGYPTTFSFRDENVLIVNTHQYIIYGSPDLRIDIAGRNVDITGTLIIPRAILKPTTFSRSAILTGDAVFVGPEAEKESFWGINMDIQVMLGDQVVIDSLGAKGRLEGKFTLLKTASQPLIANGRITIIDGTFTTHGRTLDITTPSSISFIQSPITNPILGIRAVRILRTSFIVAKPGPSVGLEGVVTIGLNIEGTLHHPEVSLYASDPDLTQADILSYLIFGHSANTNTPNNVNFLVDAINTLNIGGGKTSVGGIVDQITQGLGITELGIEPQTRTTVLETPTTSPTQSAFVVGRYLLPRLYVRYSRGITTPINIVQLRYLISENWAIQTEASSLGNGVDILYSIERN, encoded by the coding sequence ATGATAACGAAATGGATAACTGGAGTTATTATCGGGCTTACTATTTTAATTTTAGCTCTTACTTTAATGTTCACAACACCTATTGGTCTACGGGTAGGATTAAAAATTATAAAAAAAATAATACCGGGTGAATTTACGTATTCAACAGTCTCGGGTTTTGTCCGTGGGCCTTTAAATTTCACCAATTTTAATTATCGACACAACGGACTTAACATTACGATTGATAAATTAGAAATCGACTGGCAACCCCTTTATTTTTTAAGAGATCAAGTGTCTATCTCTCATTTAGCGGCGAAAAATACTAAAATTATCTTATCTCATCAACTAGATGGTGAAAAAATACGTAACCCGTTAAAAGAACGACTTCCAATTGCTTTACATATTGAAAGCGGATCTTTTTCCAATTTGATTATTCAGAGGAATGTAAAACCTTATCCGATACATATCAAAAACCTTTTGCTCCATAACGTGGCTCTCAACAATTCATTAATTGCCACGATGGACGGTCAAATGATTCAACCTTTTCCGGTAAATATTCACCTAATTTCTTCTGGCACCTGCTATAATTATAGTATTACGCTCCGAGCAAAAAATCGTAATATTGATTGGCTCATTACGAGCAAAGGCACTCAAGAATGGATCGAAGCTCAAACACACGAAGCGCATACATTACATGGGTGGCTCAATGCTTTCGTGAAAATTCAATTTGAGCCTACTTTCCGCTGGCAAATAGAGGTTGATATTGCTCATTTAAATCTCCAGCGAATCTTTAATAAATGGCCTCATCAATTAACCCTTCAACTTAGAACAGAAGGGTATTATGAAAATAAAACGGATCTTATACCCAATTTTACTGTGACAGGAAGATTGCAATCTCAAAAAGCTTACATATATATTACCGGACAACACCAACAGCGATGGAATTTGAATTGGATTACAAATGTGAAGGATTTTTCGAATTTATTTGCCACAGCTCGTGGAACTTTACAAGGCCATGGCACAATCACTGGCCCTTCTAAATCACCTATCATTATGGTCGATATGATCGGTCATAATATTGCCTTTCCGAATATTAAAATCAATAAACTGGAAAGCCATTGGCACATCGATCCTCTTTTTAATCAAGCCTTCGCTCTCCAACTCCACGCACAACAAATTCAAACTCCTACTCTACAACTATCGCAATTGGAAGTTAATGCTAGGGGACAACCACACGCGCACCATGTCAAGGCAGACATGTTGATTGACGATAGATCTTCTGGAAAATTTATTATTACTCTAGCAGGAGCGGGCAATATACAAAATAAGGTTTGGAGTAGGAATTTTCATCGATTTAACATTCAGTCACAAAAATTCGGCGATTGGAACGCCGATCAGCCCGTAAAAATCACCATTAGTGAAAACCAAACTATCCTCGCTCCAATTTGTTTGCACTCCGGACAAAATCATATGTGTTTTCAAGGTCAATGGCGCATAAAACCTGTTTCTTTTATTCGGGGAAAATTAACTATAAACTTTAATGATCTGGGTCTTATTAGCGCTATTCTCCCCGACACTATTCAACCTCATGGGCAATTAATCGCTAACCTAGATATTAGCGGGTCATCTACACAACCAGCTATCCATGGTACGGTAGAATTGCGGCAGGGAAGTATCGATTTTCCAGGATTGAGAGTGAGTCTTACTCAGGCTCAAGCTTCTATAGAAGCAACCCGGTCAACCATTCATTACCATTTAGAAGGTTACTCCCAAAATCAGCCAGTTCAAATCGTGGGTCAAACACAATTAAATATACCAGGTTACCCAACAACGTTTAGTTTTCGGGATGAAAATGTTTTAATTGTAAATACTCATCAATATATAATTTATGGTTCGCCTGATTTAAGAATCGATATTGCGGGACGAAATGTCGACATAACTGGTACGCTCATCATTCCTCGCGCTATTCTTAAACCCACTACATTTAGTCGTTCCGCCATTTTAACGGGTGATGCGGTTTTTGTGGGCCCTGAAGCTGAAAAGGAATCCTTCTGGGGAATCAATATGGATATCCAAGTTATGTTGGGTGATCAAGTTGTTATTGATTCCCTAGGGGCAAAAGGTCGGTTGGAGGGTAAATTTACGCTCTTGAAAACAGCGTCTCAACCCCTAATTGCCAATGGTCGAATTACTATTATCGACGGAACGTTCACTACCCATGGGCGGACCTTGGATATCACCACCCCCTCTTCTATTAGTTTTATTCAGAGCCCAATCACTAATCCTATTTTAGGCATTCGCGCCGTACGCATATTAAGAACCTCGTTCATCGTTGCCAAGCCGGGGCCAAGCGTTGGGCTCGAGGGAGTGGTTACCATAGGTCTTAACATTGAGGGGACTTTACATCATCCGGAAGTCAGTTTATATGCTTCAGATCCTGATCTTACCCAAGCAGATATTTTATCTTATTTAATTTTCGGGCACTCCGCGAATACCAATACGCCCAATAATGTGAATTTTTTAGTAGATGCTATTAATACATTAAATATCGGTGGCGGAAAAACTTCAGTAGGCGGAATTGTTGATCAAATTACTCAAGGCTTGGGGATAACAGAATTAGGCATCGAACCCCAAACTAGGACAACTGTGCTGGAGACTCCAACCACGAGCCCTACTCAAAGCGCCTTTGTAGTGGGGCGATATTTATTGCCACGTCTTTATGTTCGATACAGTCGTGGAATAACCACACCAATCAATATCGTACAGCTTCGCTATCTCATCAGTGAAAATTGGGCCATCCAAACAGAAGCGAGCTCTTTAGGCAACGGCGTAGATATCCTATATAGCATCGAACGAAATTAG